AGTTTGGCCTTATGGCCAACGCCTTTGCCCGTGACCTTCTGGAGTATGAATCTCCACGAATTGGTCTTCTCTCCATTGGTGAAGAAGAAGGCAAAGGGAATACACTGGTAAAAGAAACCTACGATCTGTTCAAATTGACAGACGATATTAACTTCCTTGGAAACGTTGAGGGACGTGACCTTTTTACTGGTGAAGTTGATGTTGTTGTCTGTGACGGCTTTGTAGGTAACGTAGCCTTAAAACTCAGCGAAGGTCTTAGCACCTCCATGGGTCGGCTATTAAAACGACAGTTGATGTCTAGTACAATTGCTAAAATAGGCACCTTGCTGGCTAGAAAAGCGTTTAAAAAGTTTGCAAAAATTGTGGACTATGCCGAATATGGCGGCGCACCAGTATTGGGACTTAAGGGGATCGCGATTGTATGTCACGGCGCTTCGAATGATAAAGCTATCTTCAACGCCGTAAAAATGGCATCTATTTTCGTACGCAAAAAAACAAATGAGCGTCTAGTCGAAGCCATCAGCGCCAATCAAGAGCTGACGAGCTTTGGTAGAGCTATTAAGAACTAAAGCTGAGGCGGTGCAGTGTAACTGCGCCGTTTTATGGCTTTCCGGAAACTGCAATGAAAAAGCAATGTTACATCCGGGGATTCGGAGCATTTGTTCCTGAAAAGGTTCTAACTAACTTCGACCTCGAAAAGATGGTCGACACAAGCGACGAATGGATCAAAACCCGTACCGGAATTGAGCAGCGCCACATAGTGGCAGAAGGTCAGGCAACTTCCGACCTTACTACTCAGGCAGCAGAAGCTGCACTTGCCGATGCGAAAATGAACCGGGAAGAGTTATCCCATATTCTTGTGGCGACCTGTACTCCTGATGCTTACTGCCCAAATACAGCATGCATCACAGAGGACAAGCTTGGCTTAAAAGGCCTTATGGCTCTTGATCTAGCCGCAGCTTGTTCCGGTTTTGTGTACGGGCTAAAGGTGGCGAGCTCTCTTGCGCAGACAGAAGAAAATTCAAACGTTCTTTTGTGCGGTGGCGAGACAATGTCATCCCGTACTAACTGGGAAGATCGTAACACATGCGTTCTTTTCGGTGACGGAGCTGGCGCAGTAATCATCTCTGCCACTCCAACTGAAGATTCTACAACTATTGTAGACGTCGAAC
This window of the Halodesulfovibrio sp. MK-HDV genome carries:
- the plsX gene encoding phosphate acyltransferase PlsX; protein product: MHSIPVIAVDAMGGDIGPSVNVPGAIKAARTFGIKVIFVGNEKLINAELDRLPLKGVAYEVVHTDEVAGMDEKPSDILRRKKNASIQVACRLVKEGKADGIVSAGNSGATVACGMFIIGRIAGVERPALASVMPTEKNPIVLLDVGANVDCKPQHLFQFGLMANAFARDLLEYESPRIGLLSIGEEEGKGNTLVKETYDLFKLTDDINFLGNVEGRDLFTGEVDVVVCDGFVGNVALKLSEGLSTSMGRLLKRQLMSSTIAKIGTLLARKAFKKFAKIVDYAEYGGAPVLGLKGIAIVCHGASNDKAIFNAVKMASIFVRKKTNERLVEAISANQELTSFGRAIKN
- a CDS encoding beta-ketoacyl-ACP synthase III, encoding MKKQCYIRGFGAFVPEKVLTNFDLEKMVDTSDEWIKTRTGIEQRHIVAEGQATSDLTTQAAEAALADAKMNREELSHILVATCTPDAYCPNTACITEDKLGLKGLMALDLAAACSGFVYGLKVASSLAQTEENSNVLLCGGETMSSRTNWEDRNTCVLFGDGAGAVIISATPTEDSTTIVDVELSSDGSLCDLLTIRGGGSAYPYKVGQPVPEEHFIMMQGREVFKHAVRSMVGVCNTLMERNGLTPDDIDILLPHQANKRIIEAVGKKLTIDSERVLVNVDKVGNTSAASIPIALGQAKAAGTLEPGKNILLTTFGGGFTWGAALLRT